In Streptomyces sp. NBC_00483, a single window of DNA contains:
- a CDS encoding nucleobase:cation symporter-2 family protein, with product MSEREVQDGTQDGAGEPGTAEVEGRRKDAVDSVPSVWRLVVYGFQHVLAFYAGAVVMPLLVAEGIGMKGDDIALLVNASLLTCGLATLLQSAGLPGIGIRLPVVQGTSTTAVPSLVSVGLAAGGAKAGLPTVFGAVIAAGLALFVVAPVFSRLVRFFPPLVTGTIVTIVGITLLAVAARQVGGGDPSQGSFGSPAHLGLAAVTLVVILLLHKLSRGFLATVAVLVGLFIGTVVAAFAGFADFSGIGSTPWLGTAAPLHYGAPRFDVVAVLSIVLVMVIIAVESIGQFFAVGEIVDRKVEGRHVTRALRADGLATAVAGVFNSFPSTVYSQNIGLIRLTRVKSRWIVASSGVIMMVLGLVPKVGAIVAAMPASVLGGATIVLFSTIAVVGVQILFQADLTDQRNTILVAASVGVGFLPTAFPQFAEQMPGRQLHALFESGIILGTLTAVFLNLFFHHLRLPFGRRREGRESGDGGECRECRKGASNAAGAIDASEHYMQHVSPTGKQ from the coding sequence ATGTCCGAAAGGGAAGTTCAGGACGGGACTCAGGACGGGGCGGGGGAGCCGGGCACGGCGGAGGTGGAGGGGCGGCGCAAGGACGCCGTCGATTCCGTGCCCTCCGTGTGGCGCCTCGTCGTCTACGGGTTCCAGCACGTGCTCGCCTTCTACGCGGGCGCCGTCGTGATGCCGCTGCTCGTCGCCGAGGGCATCGGCATGAAGGGCGACGACATCGCCCTGCTCGTCAACGCCTCGCTGCTGACCTGCGGCCTCGCCACGCTCCTGCAGTCCGCCGGTCTTCCGGGCATCGGCATCCGGCTGCCGGTGGTGCAGGGCACGTCCACCACCGCGGTGCCCTCGCTGGTGTCCGTGGGGCTCGCGGCGGGCGGGGCGAAGGCCGGCCTGCCGACCGTGTTCGGGGCCGTGATCGCGGCGGGGCTCGCCCTGTTCGTGGTGGCGCCCGTCTTCAGCAGGCTGGTGCGCTTCTTCCCGCCGCTGGTCACCGGCACGATCGTGACCATCGTGGGGATCACGCTGCTCGCCGTCGCCGCGCGGCAGGTGGGCGGGGGAGACCCGAGCCAGGGCTCGTTCGGCTCGCCCGCGCACCTGGGGCTCGCCGCCGTCACGCTCGTCGTCATCCTGCTGCTGCACAAGCTGTCGCGGGGCTTCCTCGCGACGGTGGCGGTCCTCGTCGGCCTGTTCATCGGTACGGTCGTGGCCGCGTTCGCCGGGTTCGCCGACTTCTCGGGGATCGGCTCCACGCCCTGGCTGGGCACCGCGGCTCCGCTGCACTACGGGGCGCCCCGGTTCGACGTCGTCGCGGTGCTCTCGATCGTCCTGGTCATGGTCATCATCGCGGTCGAGTCCATCGGGCAGTTCTTCGCCGTCGGCGAGATCGTGGACCGGAAGGTCGAGGGCAGGCACGTGACCCGCGCCCTGCGCGCCGACGGCCTGGCCACCGCGGTCGCGGGCGTCTTCAACTCCTTTCCCAGCACCGTCTATTCGCAGAACATCGGCCTGATCCGGCTGACCAGGGTCAAGTCCCGCTGGATCGTCGCGTCCTCCGGCGTGATCATGATGGTGCTCGGGCTCGTACCGAAGGTGGGGGCGATCGTCGCCGCGATGCCGGCCTCGGTCCTCGGTGGCGCGACGATCGTGCTGTTCTCCACCATCGCGGTCGTCGGCGTGCAGATCCTCTTCCAGGCCGACCTGACCGACCAGCGCAACACCATCCTCGTCGCCGCGAGCGTGGGTGTCGGCTTTCTGCCCACCGCGTTCCCGCAGTTCGCCGAGCAGATGCCGGGGCGGCAGCTGCATGCGCTCTTCGAGAGCGGCATCATCCTCGGCACGCTCACGGCGGTGTTCCTGAACCTCTTCTTCCACCACCTGCGGCTGCCCTTCGGGCGTCGGAGGGAGGGCCGGGAGAGTGGGGACGGCGGGGAGTGCCGGGAATGCCGGAAGGGGGCTTCGAACGCTGCCGGAGCCATTGACGCGTCCGAACATTACATGCAACATGTATCTCCAACGGGCAAGCAGTGA
- a CDS encoding molybdopterin cofactor-binding domain-containing protein, with protein sequence MSTATGTATAVRDGVGASTPRPDGRLKVKGDFAYSSDLRAEGMVWGATLRSPHPSARIVRLDTTAALRLPGVLAVLTHEDVPGRATYGMKVSDQPVLAADRVRYQGEPVALVAADHPETARRALALIDIAYEEQPALTDPEDAVRGAGPLVHHDRVDGGHGNVVRHVRIRHGDVAAARAQADVIVSGTYEVGMQDQAFLGPESGLAIPAEDGGVDVYVSTQWLHDDQHQMCATLGLPPEKVRLTLSGVGGAFGGREDVSVQIHAAMLALRTGRPVKMSYNREESFYGHVHRHPARMWFEHGATREGRIVFVKARLLLDGGAYTSTSQVVIANGSYFAAGAYDVPHAEIDGFSVFTNNPPCGAMRGFGAVQSCYGVESNLDKLAHELGMDPAELRVRNAMTTGTVLPTGQAVDGPAPAAELLDRLRARPLPPVGEGPFGNPGGLNNTSHGEGVRRGVGYAIGVKAIGFSGGVDDRSVARVRLVLNGGEPVAEVHTAAAECGQGIVTVQTQIVRTELGVERVVVLPADTQVGDAGSSSASRITWMSGGAVQGACKALRERITVLGDRPLVELLAEYGPLEAEYEYAHRRTFPVDDERGQGDAHIAFAFAAHRAVVDVDTELGLVKVVELATAQDVGKAMNPLAVEGQIEGGSAQGLGLAVMEELRVEDGRVRNPSFTDYLIPTIADMPHVPIDLLELPHPDSPYGLNGVGEPPTLSSTPAIANALRAATGLELAKVPVRPEDIIGSDSDSDSDSDSGFGFGFGSGSGFGSGSGGIADSERR encoded by the coding sequence GTGAGCACCGCAACCGGCACCGCCACCGCTGTCCGTGACGGCGTCGGCGCCAGCACCCCGCGCCCCGACGGCCGACTGAAGGTCAAGGGCGACTTCGCCTACTCCTCCGACCTGCGGGCCGAGGGCATGGTGTGGGGCGCGACGTTGCGCTCGCCGCACCCGAGCGCCCGCATCGTGCGGCTCGACACGACCGCGGCGCTGCGGCTGCCCGGGGTGCTGGCGGTGCTCACCCACGAGGACGTCCCGGGGCGGGCGACGTACGGCATGAAGGTCTCCGACCAGCCGGTTCTCGCCGCCGACCGCGTCCGCTACCAGGGGGAGCCGGTGGCCCTCGTGGCCGCCGACCACCCCGAGACGGCCCGCAGGGCGCTGGCGCTGATCGACATCGCGTACGAGGAGCAGCCGGCGCTCACCGACCCCGAGGACGCGGTACGCGGTGCGGGCCCCCTGGTCCACCACGACCGCGTCGACGGCGGGCACGGCAACGTCGTCCGGCACGTCCGCATCCGCCACGGCGACGTGGCGGCCGCCCGCGCCCAGGCCGACGTGATCGTCAGCGGCACGTACGAGGTCGGCATGCAGGACCAGGCCTTCCTCGGCCCCGAGTCCGGGCTCGCGATCCCCGCGGAGGACGGCGGCGTCGACGTCTACGTGTCGACGCAGTGGCTGCACGACGACCAGCACCAGATGTGCGCCACGCTCGGCCTGCCGCCGGAGAAGGTGCGGCTCACGCTGTCCGGTGTGGGCGGCGCGTTCGGCGGGCGCGAGGACGTGTCCGTGCAGATCCACGCGGCGATGCTCGCGCTGCGCACCGGCAGGCCGGTGAAGATGAGCTACAACCGCGAGGAGTCCTTCTACGGTCATGTGCACCGGCACCCGGCCCGCATGTGGTTCGAGCACGGGGCGACGCGCGAGGGCCGGATCGTGTTCGTCAAGGCGCGGCTGCTCTTGGACGGCGGCGCCTACACCTCCACCTCGCAGGTCGTCATCGCCAACGGCTCCTACTTCGCGGCCGGTGCCTACGACGTGCCGCACGCCGAGATCGACGGTTTCTCCGTCTTCACCAACAACCCGCCCTGCGGCGCGATGCGCGGCTTCGGCGCCGTGCAGTCCTGCTACGGCGTCGAGTCGAACCTCGACAAGCTGGCCCATGAACTCGGTATGGATCCGGCGGAGTTGAGGGTGCGCAACGCGATGACCACCGGGACGGTGCTGCCGACCGGACAGGCGGTGGACGGTCCCGCGCCGGCGGCGGAACTGTTGGACCGGTTGCGTGCGCGGCCGCTGCCGCCGGTGGGGGAAGGGCCGTTCGGGAACCCCGGCGGGCTCAACAACACCAGCCACGGCGAAGGCGTCAGGCGTGGCGTCGGGTACGCGATCGGGGTCAAGGCCATCGGCTTCTCCGGCGGCGTCGACGACCGCTCCGTGGCCCGCGTACGGCTCGTCCTGAACGGCGGCGAACCCGTCGCCGAGGTGCACACCGCCGCCGCCGAGTGCGGCCAGGGCATCGTCACCGTACAGACGCAGATCGTACGGACCGAGCTGGGCGTCGAGCGTGTGGTCGTGCTCCCGGCCGATACACAGGTCGGCGACGCCGGATCGTCCTCGGCGTCGCGCATCACCTGGATGAGCGGGGGAGCGGTACAAGGCGCGTGCAAGGCGCTGCGCGAGCGGATCACGGTGCTCGGTGACCGGCCGCTGGTCGAACTGCTCGCCGAATACGGTCCGTTGGAGGCGGAGTACGAGTACGCGCACCGCCGCACGTTCCCCGTCGACGACGAACGCGGGCAGGGCGACGCGCACATCGCGTTCGCGTTCGCCGCACACCGGGCCGTCGTGGACGTGGACACCGAGCTGGGGCTCGTGAAGGTCGTCGAGCTGGCCACCGCACAGGATGTCGGCAAGGCGATGAACCCCCTTGCCGTGGAAGGCCAGATCGAGGGCGGCAGCGCGCAGGGCCTCGGGCTCGCGGTGATGGAGGAGCTTCGGGTCGAGGACGGCCGGGTGCGCAATCCGTCGTTCACGGACTATCTGATCCCGACCATCGCCGATATGCCGCACGTCCCCATCGACCTGCTCGAACTTCCGCACCCGGACTCGCCGTACGGCCTCAACGGCGTCGGTGAGCCGCCCACCCTGTCGTCGACTCCCGCCATCGCGAACGCGCTGCGTGCCGCTACGGGGTTGGAGCTGGCGAAGGTGCCGGTGCGGCCCGAGGACATCATCGGTTCCGATTCCGATTCCGATTCCGATTCCGATTCCGGATTCGGATTCGGATTCGGCTCCGGGTCCGGATTCGGCTCCGGCTCCGGTGGCATCGCCGACAGCGAGAGGAGGTGA
- a CDS encoding GntR family transcriptional regulator gives MSAERAVNPVAAGSLLADRAYEELKGAVLANRLRPGDALSVPALAAQLSISRSPVREAVQRLIHDGLATHVPHKGAVVATVDVEDVRQLYVVREVMEGLAARLATERLDASRVAELRDLLERHEREVGTGVDERTHIEMDMAYHRMIREVADNPHLTAALDTIQGRAHLALHQLWRGQEAPRLAVAEHRRIFEAMTSGDPDAADLAARDHIRKLRIRLSQAVAPGPSESSGAGRVRPVE, from the coding sequence ATGAGCGCAGAGCGGGCGGTCAATCCGGTCGCGGCCGGCAGCCTCCTGGCGGACCGGGCGTACGAGGAACTGAAGGGCGCCGTTCTGGCGAACCGGCTGCGCCCCGGTGACGCGCTCTCCGTGCCCGCCCTCGCCGCGCAGCTGAGCATCAGCCGCAGCCCGGTGCGCGAGGCGGTCCAGCGCCTCATCCATGACGGCCTCGCCACGCACGTCCCGCACAAGGGGGCCGTGGTCGCCACGGTCGACGTGGAGGACGTGCGGCAGCTGTACGTCGTCCGTGAGGTGATGGAGGGCCTCGCCGCCCGCCTGGCCACCGAGCGGCTCGACGCCTCGCGGGTCGCCGAACTGCGCGACCTCCTTGAGCGGCACGAGCGCGAGGTCGGCACCGGAGTCGACGAGCGCACGCACATCGAGATGGACATGGCCTACCACCGGATGATCCGCGAGGTGGCCGACAACCCCCACCTCACCGCGGCGCTCGACACCATCCAGGGCCGCGCCCACCTCGCCCTGCATCAACTGTGGCGCGGTCAGGAGGCGCCGCGGCTCGCCGTCGCCGAACACCGCCGCATCTTCGAGGCGATGACATCGGGTGACCCGGACGCCGCCGACCTCGCGGCCCGCGACCACATCCGCAAGCTCCGCATCCGCCTCTCGCAGGCCGTCGCGCCGGGCCCTTCGGAGTCCTCCGGGGCCGGCCGCGTACGTCCCGTCGAATAG
- a CDS encoding UbiD family decarboxylase, which produces MTATDRTPARTRTPAHGTDTGRQDLHAFLDAYRTAHPGDVLTVDEKLEGEDVAALVAELAARGRDELLVCTRVSGLDGTPLVTNLFASRTRVARLLGTDPAGLHHAYQRAAARRTEPRLVPTGPVLDTVAEGPDVDLTTLPLLKHFDSDRGPYITSGVITAEAPSDTPGRSGNLSYHRALVHSRTELATSLHSRGHLWQLLRLAEQRGEPLPVAMVIGAHPLFQLAASARVGPDVDERTLVGGLLGEPLDVVRTPRHGIRVPACAELVLEGVIDPARTAPEGPFGEFSGYSSDRSTNNVLTVHSVLRRRDAVLLDIVGGNSAEHLNLARIPRESEMAEQLTSRFPEVTALHYPTSGTHFHAYVALRQARPGQARQIMLALLGWDPYLKTVVAVDDDVDITRDEGVLWALATHLQPGADVFTVDGLPGSPLDPSSTPDGTTSRMGLDATRAPHFDAVRIRTAPARVARARELLDQGPGPACA; this is translated from the coding sequence GTGACAGCCACTGACCGCACCCCCGCCCGCACCCGCACCCCCGCCCACGGCACCGACACCGGCCGCCAGGATCTGCACGCCTTCCTCGACGCCTACCGCACTGCCCACCCCGGCGACGTACTCACCGTCGACGAGAAGCTGGAAGGCGAGGACGTCGCCGCCCTCGTCGCCGAACTCGCCGCCCGCGGCCGCGACGAACTCCTCGTCTGCACAAGGGTGTCGGGCCTCGACGGCACGCCCCTCGTCACCAACCTCTTCGCCTCGCGCACCCGCGTCGCCCGCCTGCTCGGCACGGACCCGGCCGGTCTGCACCACGCCTACCAGCGGGCCGCCGCCCGCCGCACCGAACCCCGCCTCGTCCCCACGGGCCCCGTCCTCGACACGGTCGCCGAGGGCCCGGACGTCGACCTGACCACGCTCCCGCTCCTCAAGCACTTCGACTCGGACCGCGGCCCGTACATCACCAGCGGCGTCATCACCGCCGAGGCGCCATCCGACACACCCGGCCGCTCCGGCAACCTCAGCTACCACCGCGCCCTCGTGCACAGCCGCACCGAACTCGCCACGAGCCTGCACTCACGCGGCCACCTGTGGCAGCTGCTGCGCCTCGCCGAGCAGCGCGGCGAGCCGCTGCCGGTGGCGATGGTCATCGGCGCCCACCCCCTCTTCCAGCTCGCCGCCTCGGCGCGCGTCGGCCCCGATGTCGACGAACGCACCCTGGTGGGCGGCCTGTTGGGGGAGCCCCTGGACGTCGTGCGCACCCCACGGCACGGTATTCGCGTCCCGGCCTGCGCCGAACTCGTCCTCGAAGGCGTCATCGACCCGGCGCGCACCGCGCCCGAAGGCCCGTTCGGCGAGTTCTCCGGCTACTCCTCCGACCGCTCTACAAACAACGTCCTCACGGTGCACAGCGTGCTGCGCCGCCGCGACGCCGTCCTCCTCGACATCGTCGGCGGCAACAGCGCCGAACACCTCAACCTGGCCCGCATCCCGCGCGAGTCGGAGATGGCGGAACAGCTCACGTCCCGCTTCCCCGAGGTCACGGCGCTGCACTACCCGACCTCCGGCACGCACTTCCACGCGTACGTCGCCCTGCGCCAGGCCCGTCCAGGGCAGGCCCGGCAGATCATGCTCGCGCTGCTGGGCTGGGACCCGTACCTGAAGACGGTCGTCGCGGTCGACGACGACGTGGACATCACCCGTGACGAGGGCGTGCTGTGGGCGCTCGCGACCCATCTCCAGCCGGGCGCCGACGTGTTCACGGTCGACGGCCTTCCCGGCAGCCCCCTCGACCCCTCGTCGACCCCGGACGGCACCACGTCCCGCATGGGCCTCGACGCCACCCGCGCCCCGCACTTCGACGCCGTACGCATCCGCACAGCCCCGGCCCGCGTCGCGCGCGCCCGCGAACTGCTGGACCAGGGACCGGGACCGGCGTGCGCCTGA
- a CDS encoding amidohydrolase family protein, translated as MIIDTHMHPTNIVDQAWRHDGSPFTGERTLEMMDGPYMINGKPRRIDYGCIMPPPGNSVWQDGMRTGREGIRDYMAYITELVTTYPDRFIGNFMYNPRFGPENGAKELEFHVKEYGYKMLKLHANMHAYRPDRALDWLRPVLRVCDELGVVVLIHTGDGPYSIPTQFYPIIREFTNVNFILAHFGVQTGGVYCFEALYMILDSPNVYGESGWLLQSRIVEFAQQMEKHQLVFGTDSPPNEPGMWARELEVLCGPPPQGMHLSEEHLEGYLGNNMAKLLDLKPTPPPRNQEEAQLRLTDTYASLDTVARR; from the coding sequence TTGATCATCGACACCCATATGCACCCGACCAACATCGTCGACCAGGCGTGGCGGCACGACGGCTCCCCGTTCACGGGTGAGCGCACGCTGGAGATGATGGACGGCCCGTACATGATCAACGGCAAGCCGCGCCGCATCGACTACGGCTGCATCATGCCGCCGCCCGGCAACTCCGTCTGGCAGGACGGGATGCGCACCGGACGCGAGGGCATCCGCGACTACATGGCGTACATCACCGAACTGGTCACCACGTACCCCGACCGGTTCATCGGGAACTTCATGTACAACCCGCGCTTCGGGCCCGAGAACGGGGCGAAGGAGCTGGAGTTCCACGTCAAGGAGTACGGCTACAAGATGCTGAAGCTGCATGCCAACATGCACGCTTACCGGCCCGACCGGGCCCTCGACTGGCTGCGGCCCGTGCTGCGGGTCTGCGACGAACTGGGTGTCGTCGTCCTCATCCACACCGGCGACGGGCCGTACTCGATCCCGACGCAGTTCTACCCGATCATCCGGGAGTTCACCAACGTCAACTTCATCCTCGCCCACTTCGGTGTGCAGACCGGTGGCGTGTACTGCTTCGAGGCGCTCTACATGATCCTCGACTCGCCGAACGTGTACGGGGAGTCGGGCTGGCTGCTCCAGTCGCGGATCGTGGAGTTCGCGCAGCAGATGGAGAAGCACCAGCTGGTCTTCGGGACCGACTCGCCGCCGAACGAACCGGGCATGTGGGCGCGGGAGTTGGAGGTGCTGTGCGGTCCGCCGCCGCAGGGCATGCACCTCTCCGAGGAGCACCTTGAGGGCTACCTCGGCAACAACATGGCCAAGCTTCTCGACCTGAAGCCGACGCCTCCGCCGCGCAACCAGGAGGAGGCGCAACTTCGCCTCACGGACACGTACGCGTCGTTGGACACGGTTGCGCGTAGGTGA
- a CDS encoding glycoside hydrolase family 6 protein, protein MAERRAERRRRTARGALAAAASAVVAVGTVVGLVSALDRDRAEADEARPTVSGSPSLRPLPAVPTPSPTSNSPSPSKSSKPKPKPKKSAPARPKPSSAPPAASGLYRYGDSQVLEWVRANRSDPRRPLIESRIANRPAAVWFADYAPATITARVRAVTSAGASAGQVPVLVPYAVPDRDCGGHSEGGAPDLDAYGDWIERFARGLGSREVIVILEPDALSQTECLSKSRQADRYEALAHAGRALKSANPRARVYYDAGHSAWNPPGTQAARLRAAGAASAASSDGVFTNVSNFHRTSDETAYARKVLAAMGGPSGLGAVIDTSRNGNGAPPDGEWCDPDGRTLGRSPTLRTGESRIDAYLWVKLPGESDGCKGEPGTFTADYAYELAD, encoded by the coding sequence CTGGCCGAACGGCGGGCGGAGCGGCGCCGCAGGACGGCGCGCGGAGCGCTCGCCGCGGCGGCCTCGGCCGTGGTGGCCGTCGGCACCGTAGTGGGCCTCGTGTCCGCCCTCGACCGCGACAGGGCCGAGGCCGACGAGGCACGCCCGACCGTCAGCGGGTCTCCCAGCCTGCGCCCACTGCCCGCGGTGCCGACCCCGTCGCCGACCAGTAACTCGCCCTCACCGTCGAAGAGTTCGAAGCCGAAGCCGAAGCCCAAGAAGTCGGCCCCCGCCCGGCCGAAGCCGTCGAGCGCCCCGCCCGCCGCGAGCGGCCTGTACCGGTACGGCGACTCCCAGGTCCTCGAATGGGTGCGGGCCAATCGCTCCGACCCGCGCCGCCCGCTCATCGAGTCCCGGATTGCGAACCGCCCGGCCGCCGTCTGGTTCGCCGACTACGCGCCTGCCACGATCACCGCGCGGGTGCGCGCGGTCACCTCGGCCGGGGCGAGCGCCGGGCAGGTACCGGTGCTCGTGCCCTATGCCGTCCCCGACCGTGACTGCGGCGGGCACTCCGAGGGCGGGGCGCCCGACCTGGACGCGTACGGCGACTGGATCGAGAGGTTCGCGCGGGGGCTCGGCTCCCGCGAGGTCATCGTGATCCTGGAGCCCGACGCACTGTCCCAGACGGAGTGCCTGTCCAAGAGCCGACAGGCCGACCGCTACGAGGCGCTGGCGCACGCGGGCCGGGCCCTCAAGTCCGCGAACCCGCGCGCCCGCGTCTACTACGACGCCGGACACTCCGCCTGGAACCCGCCCGGCACCCAGGCCGCCCGCCTTCGCGCGGCGGGCGCCGCGTCGGCCGCGTCGTCCGACGGCGTGTTCACCAACGTCTCCAACTTCCACCGGACGTCGGACGAGACCGCGTACGCCCGCAAGGTGCTCGCCGCGATGGGCGGGCCGAGCGGACTGGGCGCCGTCATCGACACGAGCCGCAACGGCAACGGCGCCCCGCCCGACGGCGAGTGGTGCGACCCCGACGGCCGCACCCTGGGCCGGTCCCCGACGCTGCGGACCGGGGAGTCCCGGATCGACGCGTATCTGTGGGTGAAGCTGCCCGGGGAGTCGGACGGGTGCAAGGGGGAGCCGGGGACGTTCACGGCGGACTATGCGTACGAGTTGGCGGACTGA
- a CDS encoding DUF5995 family protein produces MAQLERFAQARIPAQGVDIVIARMRALGADLPPRDGVAVFNRVYLSVTEEVDRVIDGGLAGGFPDRGAAVTLDVRFAERYLVAVDAAAHGARPPACWRPLFQLRRHPGVRPLQFALAGINAHIGHDLALAVVDACRTLGCEPDALEDEFERVGDLLVSLEERIREELMPGPDLLQVADPLTHLLGAWSLERARDGAWGAARALWALRDLPSVEAEFAHRLDASVGLVGRMLLTPLPD; encoded by the coding sequence ATGGCGCAGTTGGAGCGGTTCGCACAGGCCCGGATCCCCGCTCAAGGGGTCGACATCGTGATCGCACGGATGCGCGCGCTCGGCGCGGATCTGCCACCGCGCGACGGCGTGGCCGTCTTCAACCGGGTCTATCTCTCCGTCACGGAGGAGGTCGACCGGGTCATCGACGGGGGGCTCGCGGGCGGCTTCCCGGACCGGGGAGCGGCGGTCACGCTGGACGTCCGGTTCGCCGAGCGCTATCTCGTGGCGGTCGACGCGGCGGCCCACGGCGCGCGCCCGCCCGCCTGCTGGCGGCCCCTGTTCCAGCTCCGCCGGCATCCCGGCGTACGCCCGTTGCAGTTCGCGCTCGCGGGCATCAATGCGCACATCGGGCACGATCTGGCGCTCGCCGTCGTGGACGCGTGTCGCACGCTGGGCTGCGAACCGGACGCACTGGAGGATGAGTTCGAGCGCGTGGGCGACCTCCTCGTCTCGCTGGAGGAGCGCATCCGCGAAGAGCTGATGCCGGGCCCCGACCTGCTCCAGGTCGCCGATCCACTGACCCATCTGCTCGGCGCGTGGAGCCTGGAGCGCGCCCGCGACGGCGCGTGGGGAGCGGCCCGCGCCCTGTGGGCGCTGCGCGATCTTCCGTCCGTGGAGGCCGAGTTCGCGCACCGGCTCGACGCGTCGGTGGGCCTGGTCGGCCGGATGCTGCTCACCCCGCTGCCCGACTGA
- a CDS encoding amidohydrolase family protein translates to MDSVRQCDLLFTGGHVVTVDDGRNVYEPGAVAVVGDRIVAVGPAAEIEAGWRGARVVDCRGRAVLPGFVDGHSHLFQALARGLGEGQSIWPWLCEFMWPYSIAVDAEDARVAATLGAVEALRSGITTVVDNHYAPTDAETVLSVAGAIEATGLRGVVARGMIGHKTAVAAARGLPDELFRYSVAEELDITRDCMRARPPGSAVEIWPAPLNLSYGDQELMRGAAGLAHEFGARWHTHCSEGAKDPASYLDAYGIRPVSWLAAEGLLDERATLAHAVWLDDAEAKAVGERGAAVAHNPASNAYLASGVMPLRRLRDAGAVVSLGTDGPSAGHRQDMFEVMKQTLFTQRLDTLDPAVARCEEAMELATREGGRYVGNGAGVLAPGAPADLAVVALDRPHLRPLHRAVAALVYSARGGDVEMTVVGGRVVVEEGRCTLVDEEALMEEAQERAERLVHRAGFGPLTTPWQH, encoded by the coding sequence ATGGACTCCGTGCGGCAGTGCGACCTCTTGTTCACCGGTGGCCATGTGGTCACCGTGGACGACGGCAGGAACGTGTACGAGCCCGGCGCCGTCGCGGTGGTGGGCGACCGGATCGTGGCGGTGGGCCCGGCGGCGGAGATCGAGGCCGGGTGGCGGGGCGCGCGGGTGGTGGACTGCCGGGGCCGGGCGGTGCTGCCGGGGTTCGTGGACGGGCACAGCCATCTCTTCCAGGCGCTGGCCAGGGGCCTCGGCGAGGGGCAGTCGATCTGGCCGTGGCTGTGCGAGTTCATGTGGCCGTACTCGATCGCGGTGGACGCCGAGGACGCGCGGGTCGCGGCGACGCTCGGCGCGGTGGAGGCGCTGCGCTCGGGCATCACCACGGTCGTCGACAACCACTACGCGCCGACCGACGCCGAAACGGTTCTCTCGGTGGCCGGCGCCATCGAGGCGACCGGACTTCGCGGCGTCGTCGCGCGCGGCATGATCGGGCACAAGACCGCCGTCGCCGCGGCGCGCGGACTGCCCGACGAGCTCTTCCGCTACTCCGTCGCCGAGGAACTCGACATCACGCGGGACTGCATGCGGGCCCGGCCGCCCGGATCCGCCGTCGAGATCTGGCCCGCCCCGCTCAACCTCAGCTACGGCGACCAGGAACTGATGCGCGGCGCCGCCGGGTTGGCCCATGAGTTCGGCGCCCGGTGGCACACGCACTGCAGCGAGGGCGCCAAGGACCCGGCGAGCTACCTGGACGCGTACGGGATCAGGCCCGTGAGCTGGCTCGCCGCGGAAGGGCTCCTCGACGAGCGCGCCACCCTCGCGCACGCCGTCTGGCTCGACGACGCCGAGGCCAAGGCGGTCGGGGAACGCGGCGCCGCGGTCGCCCACAACCCGGCCTCCAACGCGTACCTCGCCTCCGGAGTGATGCCGCTGCGCCGCCTGCGCGATGCCGGGGCCGTGGTGTCTCTCGGCACCGACGGGCCCAGTGCGGGGCACCGCCAGGACATGTTCGAGGTCATGAAGCAGACCTTGTTCACCCAGCGCCTCGACACGCTCGACCCGGCGGTGGCGCGCTGCGAGGAGGCCATGGAACTGGCCACCCGGGAAGGCGGCCGGTACGTCGGCAACGGCGCCGGGGTGCTCGCGCCCGGCGCGCCCGCCGACCTCGCCGTGGTGGCACTCGACCGCCCCCACCTGCGCCCGCTGCACCGCGCGGTGGCCGCGCTCGTCTACTCCGCGCGCGGCGGCGATGTGGAGATGACCGTCGTCGGCGGACGCGTCGTCGTCGAGGAGGGGCGCTGCACCCTCGTCGACGAGGAGGCGCTGATGGAGGAGGCCCAGGAACGCGCCGAACGCCTCGTCCACCGGGCCGGCTTCGGCCCGCTCACGACCCCTTGGCAGCACTGA